TCAGCGTTCGCCCATATTCGCAACAACGGGCTTATCGCCATCCATTTGCGCGAAGGGGATGAACTGATTTCTGTCCGGCTGACGGATGGCAAAAAGCATTTGATCATCGGTACGAAAAACGGCATGCTCATCCGTTTTCCGGAAACCGACGTGCGGGCGATGGGCCGCAGCGCGACTGGAGTCAAAGCGATCACGCTTGATGACGGGGATGAAGTAGTTGGCATGGAAATTTTAGAAGACCATCATGATGTGCTTGTCGTCACGAAAAAAGGGTTCGGCAAGCGCACTCCGGCCTCGGAATACCGCGTGCAAAGCCGCGGGGGCAAAGGATTGAAAACGTGCAACGTCACGGATAAAAACGGTCCTGTCGTTGCGGTGACAACCGTCGTCGGCAATGAAGACGTCATGGTGATCACGACCGGCGGCGTGCTCATTCGCATTGCCGTCAGCGATATTTCTCGGACGGGAAGAATCGCCCAAGGCGTTAAGCTCATTCGCCTCTCTGGCGAAGATGGGCATGAGTGCGTCGCTACGGTGGCGAAAGTGCCTGAGGAAGAAAGGGACGAGGAATAAAGAAGAAGATCATTCAGCCTAACGGAAACGGCGCTTCGCCTATAGGCGCGGGGCGTCGTTTTTCTGTTTCAAAAGCCTGCCATCGCGGCCAAAATCATGTTACGATAGAAATACAGAGAAAAAAAGACAAAGGGGGCACTAATCGATGGTCCGTGTGAAACGCTCCCAGCTTCGCGAAGGATGCGTGCTCGCTGAAGATGTGCTCGGCAAGACGAAACGTCCAATTATACCGAAAAACACCGTGATCACGAAACCGTTGCTACTCGTACTTGAAAAATTCCTCGTTGAGGAAGTGGACGTTGAACCATTGCTTGCTAACGGTGAACCATTTCCCAACGTCGATTCCGCATCAACGGCGGTTGCCAAACAGCCGATGGCCTTCTACTTAGAGGCGGTCCAACGATACAAAACATGGTTTCAATCGTGGCAAGCCGGTTTGCCGGTTGATATCGGCGAAATCAGAGGGGTCATCATTTCGCTTTTTGAACGAATGGCGGGCCAAAAACGGGAGTTGCTTATGTTGCATCATTACGCAACAAAGGACGAATATTTGCACCATCATGCCGTCAGCGTCGGGCTGCTCGCGGGCTTTTTGGCCATGCAGCTTGGATACAGCGAAGGGGAATGCCACCAAATCGCCCTTGCCGGTGTGCTAGCAGACTGTGGCATGGCGAAAGTAAGTAAGAGAATTTTGACAAATCCGTCGGCGCTCACTGAAGCCGAGTTCAATGAAGTAAAGCAGCACCCTGTCTTCAGCTACCGCATGGTGCAAAAAATCCCTGCGCTAAACCATGGGGCAAAACTTGCTGTGTTGCAACATCATGAACGAAATGACGGCAGCGGCTACCCGCTCGGAGTAAAAGCAGAAAGAATTCACCCTTACAGCCAGATCGTTGCCGTCGCTGATGTCTACCATGCCATGACTTCAGAACGGTTATACCGTCGCAAACAGTCGCCGTTTCGGGCCATTGAAACGATGCAAAGGGAGCAGTTCGGCAAACTGAGTACAGAAGCTGTCGCCGCGCTGGTGAACAATCTCATCGGCCTACAAACAGGAGCCGTCGTCAAACTCTCCAACGGCGAAATGGCTGAAGTTATGTTTATTCCTTCGGACGAGCCAGCCCGGCCGATCGTCAAGATCATCGAAACCGGACAGTTGCTGTCACTAAGCGTTCAGCGGGACATATATATCGAGGAAATGGTGCAAGGTTGATCAGTGTCAGTTCCAAAAAATACTATTGCCTAAACAACATCCACATGATACAATCAACATTGCTTGTGACGGTAAAGAAATAAAAAAGTTGTTGACTTTTCGTTGTCCATGGGTTATTATTTAATAGCTGTCATCATTAAGGGACAGCGAAAAAGCTCCTTGAAAACTAAACAAAACGCAAGCGTCATAAGAAAAGCTGAGGCTCGCGGGTCGCCGCGATGGGCAAATGTTCTTCGCCTGCAGGGATTTACAATCCCGAAGGCGAAGGTTATTTGACCCCGAGAGGCGGCGGGCCGAAGCTGGACAATCCGAAAAGCCAATCAACTTTCTTTGGAGAGTTTGATCCTGGCTCAGGACGAACGCTGGCGGCGTGCCTAATACATGCAAGTCGAGCGGACCAAATCGGAGCTTGCTCTGGTTTGGTCAGCGGCGGACGGGTGAGTAACACGTGGGCAACCTGCCCGCAAGACCGGGATAACTCCGGGAAACCGGAGCTAATACCGGATAACACCGAAGACCGCATGGTCTTTGGTTGAAAGGCGGCCTTTGGCTGTCACTTGCGGATGGGCCCGCGGCGCATTAGCTAGTTGGTGAGGTAACGGCTCACCAAGGCGACGATGCGTAGCCGGCCTGAGAGGGTGACCGGCCACACTGGGACTGAGACACGGCCCAGACTCCTACGGGAGGCAGCAGTAGGGAATCTTCCGCAATGGGCGAAAGCCTGACGGAGCGACGCCGCGTGAGCGAAGAAGGCCTTCGGGTCGTAAAGCTCTGTTGTGAGGGACGAAGGAGCGCCGTTCGAAGAGGGCGGCGCGGTGACGGTACCTCACGAGGAAGCCCCGGCTAACTACGTGCCAGCAGCCGCGGTAATACGTAGGGGGCGAGCGTTGTCCGGAATTATTGGGCGTAAAGCGCGCGCAGGCGGTTCCTTAAGTCTGATGTGAAAGCCCACGGCTCAACCGTGGAGGGTCATTGGAAACTGGGGGACTTGAGTGCAGGAGAGGAGAGCGGAATTCCACGTGTAGCGGTGAAATGCGTAGAGATGTGGAGGAACACCAGTGGCGAAGGCGGCTCTCTGGCCTGCAACTGACGCTGAGGCGCGAAAGCGTGGGGAGCAAACAGGATTAGATACCCTGGTAGTCCACGCCGTAAACGATGAGTGCTAAGTGTTAGAGGGGTCACACCCTTTAGTGCTGCAGCTAACGCGATAAGCACTCCGCCTGGGGAGTACGGCCGCAAGGCTGAAACTCAAAGGAATTGACGGGGGCCCGCACAAGCGGTGGAGCATGTGGTTTAATTCGAAGCAACGCGAAGAACCTTACCAGGTCTTGACATCCCCTGACAACCCAAGAGATTGGGCGTTCCCCCTTCGGGGGGACAGGGTGACAGGTGGTGCATGGTTGTCGTCAGCTCGTGTCGTGAGATGTTGGGTTAAGTCCCGCAACGAGCGCAACCCTCGCCTCTAGTTGCCAGCACGAAGGTGGGCACTCTAGAGGGACTGCCGGCGACAAGTCGGAGGAAGGTGGGGATGACGTCAAATCATCATGCCCCTTATGACCTGGGCTACACACGTGCTACAATGGGCGGTACAAAGGGCTGCGAACCCGCGAGGGGGAGCGAATCCCAAAAAGCCGCTCTCAGTTCGGATTGCAGGCTGCAACTCGCCTGCATGAAGCCGGAATCGCTAGTAATCGCGGATCAGCATGCCGCGGTGAATACGTTCCCGGGCCTTGTACACACCGCCCGTCACACCACGAGAGCTTGCAACACCCGAAGTCGGTGAGGTAACCCTTACGGGAGCCAGCCGCCGAAGGTGGGGCAAGTGATTGGGGTGAAGTCGTAACAAGGTAGCCGTACCGGAAGGTGCGGCTGGATCACCTCCTTTCTAAGGATGTTATTGACAAAATCGAATGGTTTGATTATAATGACGCTTGCTGTTTTGTTTGGTTTTGAGGGAATTGGTTATTCTCTCGGTTGTTTTGCGCCTGCGTCTGCGAGTGATTCAGCGGAGCTGGATTCCTCGGCGCAAGGCCGCAAAGAAGCTGACTCAAGGCAGCAGCCTTGTTTCGTTTTGAGGGAACTTATTGTTCCTTGCAATGTGTATATGGGCCTATAGCTCAGCTGGTCAGAGCGCACGCCTGATAAGCGTGAGGTCGGTGGTTCAAGTCCACTTAGGCCCATTGGATGGGGTCTTAGCTCAGCTGGGAGAGCGCCTGCTTTGCAAGCAGGAGGTCATCGGTTCGATCCCGATAGGCTCCACCATATCAAGGTAAGAGGTTTCAACGTAGTTGCTTTGCGTCTGCGTCTACAAGCGGATTCGGAGAAGCCGAATTTCTCGACGCAAACCAGCGAAGAAGCGAATTCAAAGGAGCTACTTTGCGTCTGTGCCTGCGTCTGCTAGCAGGTTCAGGGAAGCAAGATTCCTCGGCACAAGACTGCAGAGAAGCAAATTCAAGAAGCAGTCTCGTTCCTTGAAAACTAGATAACCGATAAAGCAAAGGAAGAAGCCGAGAGCGCAATAGGTTAAGCTGGAAAGGGCGCACGGTGGATGCCTTGGCACTAGGAGCCGATGAAGGACGGGGCAAACGCCGAAACGCTTCGGGGAGCTGTAAGCAAGCGTTGATCCGGAGATGTCCGAATGGGGGAACCCACTGTCCGTAATGGGGCAGTATCCATGCCTGAATCCATAGGGCATGGAGGGCACACCCGGGGAACTGAAACATCTTAGTACCCGGAGGAGAAGAAAGCAACCGCGATTCCCTGAGTAGCGGCGAGCGAAACGGGAACAGCCCAAACCAAGAGGCATGTCCTCTTGGGGTTGTAGGACCGCTCACGATGGGAGTGAGAAAGGGACGGGGTAGACGAACCGGTCTGGAACGGCCGGCCAGAGAAGGTGAGAGCCCTGTAGTCGAAACTTCGTTCCCTCCCGAGCGGATCCTGAGTACGGCGGGACACGAGGAATCCCGTCGGAAGCAGGGAGGACCATCTCCCAAGGCTAAATACTCCCTAGTGACCGATAGTGCACCAGTACCGTGAGGGAAAGGTGAAAAGCACCCCGGGAGGGGAGTGAAAGAGAACCTGAAACCGTGTGCCTACAAGTAGTCAGAGCCCGTTGATGGGTGATGGCGTGCCTTTTGTAGAATGAACCGGCGAGTGACGATGGCGTGCGAGGTTAAGCCGAAGAGGCGGAGCCGCAGCGAAAGCGAGTCTGAACAGGGCGTGTGAGTACGTCGTCGTCGACCCGAAACCAGGTGATCTACCCATGTCCAGGGTGAAGGCCGGGTAACACCGGCTGGAGGCCCGAACCCACGCACGTTGAAAAGTGCGGGGATGAGGTGTGGGTAGGGGTGAAATGCCAATCGAACTTGGAGATAGCTGGTTCTCCCCGAAATAGCTTTAGGGCTAGCCTCGGGTTTGAGAGTGTTGGAGGTAGAGCACTGATTGGGCTAGGGGCCCCAAACGGGTTACCGAACCCAGTCAAACTCCGAATGCCAACGACTTATGCCCGGGAGTCAGACTGCGAGTGATAAGATCCGTGGTCGAGAGGGGAACAGCCCAGACCGCCAGCTAAGGCCCCGAAGTGCACGTTCAGTGGAAAAGGATGTGGAGTTGCCGAGACAACCAGGATGTTGGCTTAGAAGCAGCCACCATTTAAAGAGTGCGTAATAGCTCACTGGTCGAGTGACTCTGCGCCGAAAATGTACCGGGGCTAAACGTGCCGCCGAAGCTGCGGGATGACCGTTGGTCATCGGTAGGGGAGCGTTCTAAGGGCAGAGAAGCCAGACCGGAAGGACTGGTGGAGCGCTTAGAAGTGAGAATGCCGGTATGAGTAGCGAAAACAGAGGTGAGAATCCTCTGCGCCGAAAGCCTAAGGGTTCCTGAGGAAGGTTCGTCCGCTCAGGGTTAGTCGGGACCTAAGCCGAGGCCGAAAGGCGTAGGTGATGGACAACAGGTTGAGATTCCTGTACCACCTTCTTCCCGTTTGAGCGATGGGGGGACGCAGGAGGATAGGGCGAGCAGGCGGCTGGAAGAGCCTGTCCAAGCCGTGAGGCTGATCCGCAGGCAAATCCGCGGATCATAAGGCCAAGCGGTGACGGCGACGGAGTAATCCGGAAGTCCCCGATTTCACACTGCCAAGAAAAGCCTCTAGCGAGGGAAGAGGTGCCCGTACCGCAAACCGACACAGGTAGGCGAGGAGAGAATCCTAAGGCGCGCGGGAGAACTCTCGTTAAGGAACTCGGCAAAATGACCCCGTAACTTCGGGAGAAGGGGTGCTCTTTGGGGTGAAGAGCCCTGAAGAGCCGCAGTGAAAAGGCCCAAGCGACTGTTTATCAAAAACACAGGTCTCTGCGAAGCCGAAAGGCGACGTATAGGGGCTGACACCTGCCCGGTGCTGGAAGGTTAAGGGGAGCGCTTAGCGGAAGCGAAGGTGCGAACCGAAGCCCCAGTAAACGGCGGCCGTAACTATAACGGTCCTAAGGTAGCGAAATTCCTTGTCGGGTAAGTTCCGACCCGCACGAAAGGTGTAACGACTTGGGCGCTGTCTCAACGAGAGACCCGGTGAAATTATACTACCTGTGAAGATGCAGGTTACCCGCGACAGGACGGAAAGACCCCGTGGAGCTTTACTGCAGCCTGATATGGAATTTTGGTATCGCTTGTACAGGATAGGTGGGAGCCTGGGAAGCCGGAGCGCCAGCTTCGGTGGAGGCGACGGTGGGATACCACCCTGGCGGTATTGAAATTCTAACCCGCACCCCTTAGCGGGGTGGGAGACAGTGTCAGGTGGGCAGTTTGACTGGGGCGGTCGCCTCCCAAAAGGTAACGGAGGCGCCCAAAGGTTCCCTCAGAATGGTTGGAAATCATTCGGAGAGTGCAAAGGCACAAGGGAGCTTGACTGCGAGACGGACAGGTCGAGCAGGGACGAAAGTCGGGCTTAGTGATCCGGTGGTTCCGCATGGAAGGGCCATCGCTCAACGGATAAAAGCTACCCCGGGGATAACAGGCTGATCTCCCCCAAGAGTCCACATCGACGGGGAGGTTTGGCACCTCGATGTCGGCTCATCGCATCCTGGGGCTGTAGTCGGTCCCAAGGGTTGGGCTGTTCGCCCATTAAAGCGGTACGCGAGCTGGGTTCAGAACGTCGTGAGACAGTTCGGTCCCTATCCGTCGCGGGCGGAGGAAATTTGAGAGGAGCTGTCCTTAGTACGAGAGGACCGGGATGGACGCACCGCTGGTGTACCAGTTGTCCCGCCAGGGGCACCGCTGGGTAGCTATGTGCGGACGGGATAAGCGCTGAAAGCATCTAAGCGTGAAGCCCCCCTCAAGATGAGATTTCCCACCGCGCAAAGCGGGTAAGATCCCTCGAAGATGACGAGGTCGATAGGTCCGAGGTGGAAGCGTGGCGACACGTGGAGCTG
Above is a window of Geobacillus thermoleovorans DNA encoding:
- a CDS encoding HD-GYP domain-containing protein, which encodes MVRVKRSQLREGCVLAEDVLGKTKRPIIPKNTVITKPLLLVLEKFLVEEVDVEPLLANGEPFPNVDSASTAVAKQPMAFYLEAVQRYKTWFQSWQAGLPVDIGEIRGVIISLFERMAGQKRELLMLHHYATKDEYLHHHAVSVGLLAGFLAMQLGYSEGECHQIALAGVLADCGMAKVSKRILTNPSALTEAEFNEVKQHPVFSYRMVQKIPALNHGAKLAVLQHHERNDGSGYPLGVKAERIHPYSQIVAVADVYHAMTSERLYRRKQSPFRAIETMQREQFGKLSTEAVAALVNNLIGLQTGAVVKLSNGEMAEVMFIPSDEPARPIVKIIETGQLLSLSVQRDIYIEEMVQG